The genomic window CGTGGGAGAACCACGGGTCGAGGCTCTCGCCGTACGCGCCATAGCCGTAGAGATAGAGCGGCGCCGGCGTGCCGCGGGCGACGCCTTCGAGCACGTCGCGGCGGCCAACCAGGCTGATCGGCACCTGCACGCCATCGGCAGCGTCGGCCCAGAGGCGGCGGCTTTCGTAGGCGTCGGCGTCGAACGGGCCTTCCACCGGCGTCTGCTTGAGCACCTTCTGCTCACCGCTGGCAAGGTCCAGCTGGCGAATCTGCGCCGGTCGGTTGAGCGCCTCGTAGCGCAGGCGGATGACCGGGCTGTCGAACTCCAGGCTGTCCTGCACGTAGAGGTTGTAGGCAGCATCGGGCAAATCCACGCGGTGCGCCGGTTGGCCGTGCGGGTGCACCTCGACGATCGGCAGGCCGCCTTCGCGCAGGCTCAGGGTCAGGGCACTGGCGCTCAGGGTCAGGCCTTCGAGCATCACCTCGTCGCGGTGCGCCACCAGCTCGTGCCAGTGCTCGCGGGTCGGCTGCGCTTCGCTGGCGTGGTAGAGCGCGAAGTTGATGCCGGTCTGGTTGCTGCGGATCAGCCAGGCCCAGTCGCCGTTCAGACGGCCGTGGTCCGGGTAGTACTCATGGCCTTCCTCGCGCGACGCCAGGCAGACGAATTCGCCCTCGGGCGTATTGGCGTCCAGCACCCAGGCCTCGCTGGTGGTCTTGCTGTTGAGCAGCAGCACCAGTTGGTGCTCGGAGCTGGCGCGGTAGCAGTTGAGAAAGAAACGACCGTCCGGCTCCTCGAAGATCAGTTGGGCATCACTGTCGCCCAGGCAGTAGCGATACAGCTTGTGCGGGCGGTGGGTGTCGTCCAGCTCGCCGAAGAACAACGTGCGGTTGTCGTTGGCCCAGGTCAGGCTGCCGTCGCAGTCCTCGAAGGGCAGGGTGGTGACGCTGCCGTCAGCCAGCTCCTTCACATAGAGGGTGTAGATCTCGTCGCCGCTGGTATCCAGGCTGTAGGCCAGCTTCGAATGATCGGGGCTGATGCTGAAGGCGCCAACTGACAGAAAGCCGTCGCCCGCCAGTTCGTTCGGGTCCAGCAGCAGTTGTTCGGCGCTTGCCTCGACGGTCAGCGAGCCATCGGCCGGGCGCGGGCTGCGGTAGTGGCGCGGGTATTCGTCGCCGGCGGTGGTGCGCTGGTAGTAGAGCCAGGGGCCCCAGGGCGTGGGCAACGACAGGTCGGTCTCGCGGATACGCCCCTTGATCTCCTGGAAGAGCGTTTCGCGCAGCGCTGTCTGAGGAAGAAGCCGATCTTCCAGGTAGGCATTTTCTGCTTTCAGGTAGTCAAGGACGTCCTCTGAATCGCGGTTTTCCAGCCAGGCATACGGATCGGCGGCGGCTTCGCGGCGGGCGATGGGGGGCTGACGGTCGGTCATGGCGGCTCCTGGTGGCGGCATGGATGACGCCTGGCTGCGCACCCATGGGGAAAAGCAGCTATCATACGCACCCCTCTGTCGACACCGCACGTACGCACGCGCATGAACGAACACGATTACCTGTTTGCCTGGGGCGCCTATGTCGCCGCCGGCCTTGGCCTGACCCTGGTCTGGTTCCTGATGACCGGCTGGATGTGGCGCTGGCTGCGCGAGCCGCTGCGGGTGATCGTCATCGTCCTGCTGTTCACCCCGACCCCGGTGGACCCGGCGAACAACCTGTACGCCCCGGCCATCGCCATCACCGCGCTGGACGTGGTGTTCAAGGTGGGCAACAACGCCTGGCGCGCCGTTTCCGACCTGGCCCTGGTGCTGCTGGCGGCGTTCGGCCTGTACCTATTGTTCGTGGCGGTGCGCTGGCCGCTGGAGCGTTCGTTGAAGAAGCGCCGCCAGGACAAGGCAGCGGAAGACGAACCCACCCTGCGCCAGCTGATGCAGCCGGAGCTGGTGGAAGGCGTGGATGCCCACCCCAGCGAGCGGCGCGACAACCGCGCCCGGATCGAGCCGCGCCTCTGACGCCGGCCTTGCGTCCTGCTGCTCACGCGTCCAGCATGAACTGAACGGCCTCTCGAGGAGTTCCCATGGACTGCGTGTTCTGCGCCATCGCGGCCGGCCGCGTGCCGGCCCGTATCCTCTACGAAGACGATCATTTCATCGTGCTGCTGGACATCTACCCGCTGCGCCCCGCGCACCTGCTGCTGGTGGCACGCGAGCATGCGACCTTCCTGCACCAGCTTTCGCCGGACGCGCAACAGGGGCTGATCCCGCTGGCCGAACGCATGCAGCGCGTGCTGCGGCGTGCCGGCTACGGCCGGGTCGGCATCAACCTGCTGGTCAATGATGGCCCTGCGGCCAACCAGCACGTCGCCCATTTTCACCTGCACCTCATCCCCCGCGAGCTGAGCGACCTGCCCGCCTTGCTGCTGCGCGCGGTCACGCGGTTCCTGCCGCTGGGGCGCAAAAGGATGCACAATCGCCTGGATCGCGAGCTGCATCAGCTGCGCGAAGCACTGATGGAGGAGAACTGATTCATGTGCGAGTTGCTCGGCATGAGCGCCAACGTCCCGACGGACATCGTCTTCAGCTTCACCGGGCTGATGCAACGCGGCGGCGGCACCGGCCCGCACCGCGATGGCTGGGGCATCGCCTTCTATGAGGGGCGCGGCGTGCGGCTGTTCCAGGACCCCTCGGCGAGCGTCGACTCGGAAGTCGCGCGGCTCGTGCAGCGCTATCCGATCAAGAGCGAGGCGGTGATCGGCCACATTCGCCAGGCCAACGTCGGCAAGGTCTGCCTGTCCAACACGCACCCGTTCGTGCGCGAGATGGGCGGGCGCTACTGGACCTTCGCCCACAACGGCCAGCTCGCCGACTTCCACCCCGAGCCCGGCCTGTACCGCGCGGTGGGCGACACCGACAGCGAGGCGGCCTTCTGCGACCTGCTCAACCGCGTGCGCCGCGCCTTCCCCGAGCCGGTGCCGGTGGAAGTGCTGCTGCCAACGCTGGTCACCGCGTGCGCCTCCTACCGCGAGAAGGGCGTGTTCAACTGCCTGCTCAGCGATGGCGACTGGTTGTTCACCTTTTGCAGCACCAAGCTGGCCTGGATCACCCGCCGTGCGCCGTTCGGCCCGGCACGCTTGCGCGATGCCGATCTGACGGTGGACTTCCAGTCGGAAACCACGCCCAACGACGTGGTCACGGTGATCGCCACCGAGCCGCTGACCGACAATGAAAACTGGACCCTGATGCAAGGCGGCGAGTGGATGCTCTGGTGGCGGGGCGAGATCGTCACCCAGGGGCGTATCTGAGCGGGACGTGAAGCATGCCCGGTGCGCCGGGGCGGCAATCGGGAGAATGCCGGGGCGCCTTGCACATCATAAGAACGAAAGGGGGAAACAATGCTGCGCAGCTACGTACGCATGGTGCTGTTCGCACTGGGGTTGATGGTCGCGGTCCAGATTCCGGGCTTCATCAAGGACTACGCGCAACGCGTCGATGCCCACCGTATCGAGGCGACCCAGGCATTGCAGGGGTTCAAGGATACGTCCGGGCAATTCTTCAAGGGCGATCTGAATGCCCTGGTGGCGCATTACCGTGGCAGCGCCGACCCGGTGTTCCAGCGCGACGCCGACAACATCGAGCGGCTGATCCGCCGCGCCCAGTTGTTCGAGAATGAATGGCAGGCCCTGCAGGGCAACTGGTACCAGCGCGCCCTGCACATGGTGACCGCGCCGAACCACGAGCTGCTGCAGGAAACCTACGCCAACTACCGTTACCAGGTGGTGCTGGAGCCCGAGGCCATCGGCTGGGCGCTGGCCGGCGGCCTGCTGCTGACGTGGATCGCCGAAGTGCTGATGGCCTCGGTGGCCGCGCTGGTGGGGCTTGGGGATAACCGCCGGGCGTCGCGGCGGCATTGGAACTGATCGCTGAGGTTTCTGCAGGGTCACTGCACTGACACCCGCCAGCGTAGGAGCGGACTTTGTCCGCGATGACATCCGGCGCGATGGGGGCCAATCGCGGACGAAGTCCGCTCCTACGAGAGCATTTCGCCATTGCCGCGCCTCGGCGGCTCTTCGTAGGAGCGAGCTTGCTCGCGAAGCTCCGTCTGCCGGAGGAAGTGGCATCAGGCAAAGCGCCAGGGTTCGCGAGCAAGCTCGCTCCTACAGGCAGAGCCCGGAGTCCGTTGCCGCGCTTCGGCGGCTCTTCGTAGGAGCGAGCTTGCTCGCGAACCTCTGTCTGCCGGACGAAATGGTCTCAGGCGACGCGCCAGAATTCATGAGCCAGCTCACTCCTGCAGGTCATGCCCGGCCTGCTTCACCGCGCCAGCGCTTGCTCCGGCGACTCATGTCGGCGGTAGGGAAACACGTCGATCACCTTCCCCGCGCGAATCTGCTCCTGCAGGCTCTTCCAGTAATCGGCGTCGAACAGGTTGCCGTGCAGCTTGGCGAACTGCCGGCGCAGCTTCAGGTCGACGAACAGGAAGCGCGGGAATTCCTCGGGGAACACGTCCATCGGCCCCACCGAGTACCAGGGCTCGGATGACATCTCGTCTTCCTCGTAACGGGCCGGCGGGATGTGGCGGAAGTTCACCTCGGTGAGGTAGCTGATCTCGTCGTAGTCGTAGAACACCACGCGGCCATGGCGGGTGACGCCGAAATTCTTCAGCAGCATGTCGCCGGGGAAGATGTTCGCCGCCGCCAGTTGCTTGATCGCCAGGCCGTAGTCCTTCAGCGCCTCTTCCACCTGCGCGGGCGTGGCGTGTTCCAGGTAGATGTTCAGCGGGGTCATGCGGCGCTCGGTCCAGCAGTGGCGGATCAGCACCACGTCGCCCTCCAGCACCACGGTGGAGGGCGCGACCTCCAGCAGTTCGGCGAGGCAGTCCGGGTCGAACTTGCGCACCGGGAAGCGGAAGTCGGCGAATTGCTGGGTGTCGGCCAGGCGCCCGACGCGGTCGTGGTTCTTCACCAGCTGGTACTTCTGGATCACCGTGGCGTGGTCCACGGTCTTGGCCGGGTTGAAGTTGTCCTTGATGATCTTGAACACCGTGTTGAAGCCCGGCAGGGTGAACACGCTCATCACCATGCCGCGCACGCCGGGGGCCATGACGAAGCGGTCGTCGGTGGTGGCCAGGTGGTTGATCAGCGCGCGGTAGAACTCGCTCTTGCCCTGCTTGTAGAAGCCGATGGAGGTGTACAGCTCGGCGATGTGCTTGCCCGGCAGCAGGCGCTTGAGGAAGGCGACCATCTCCGCCGGCACCGGCGCGTCGACCATGAAGTAGGAGCGGGTGAAGGAGAAGATGATCGAAACTTCCGCCTCGTCGGTGATCACCGTGTCGAACTGGATGCCGCGCCCCTCGTGGTGGACCAGCGGGAACACCAGCGGCCACTGCTCGTCCGGGGTGAACAGGCGGCCCACGACATAGGCGCCCTTGTTGCGGTAGAACACCGAGCCGATCAGCTCGATGGTCAGGGTCGGATCCTTGCACACCCAGTCCGGCAGGTTGGCGTGCAGCAGGCTGTCCATGCGCTGCAGGTCGCGCTCGCGGTCGTCATAGTCCACGGCGAAGCGGTAGTCGTCGAAGATGCTCTCCAGCGCCTGGCGCAGCTGGCCGCCGGGGCGGTAGATGCGTGTGTGCGGGTCGCGCGAGTGGGCGCGCAGCGAGGGCCGGGTGGTGTGCACGAACATCGTGCCGTCGCTGATGTTGTCGTGGCTGAACAGGCCGCAGAAGATCGAGTTGAACCAGGTCTCGGCCAGTTCGTCGTCCAGCCGCGGGTCGATGAGGGTGATGTAGGCGCTCTTGACGATGGGCCAGCGCTCGACGTCCACCAGGTCGATGCCGGCCATGGTGCGGGTGAGGCGGCCGACGGTCTCGGCGACCATTTCCTCGTACAGCTCGATGCGCTCGGCAGAGGCGCGCTGGGCCTCCTGCCACTGTGCCTGCTCGAAACGCGCGGGCGCTCCGGCGGTGATCTGGTGGAACTTCGCACGATAGTCGTCGAAGCCTTCGAGGATCAGGGTCGCGATCTCGGTCGCCGGCCAGTGCTGAGCCATGGGAGCGCCTCTGCTGGGTTCTTGTGCAGCGAGCTTAGCCACGGGGGGCGGTGAGGGAAAGGGTGGATTCGCCAGGTTCTGGTGCAACTTTCCGGCAAGTTTCGCGCGTATGCTGGTCAGCCTTTCTCCTGGAAAACCCCGGCAAGGAGCCGCCGCGTAATGGACGACATCCGCATCGAACGCTGCACCGAGCAGCACATCCCAGGCCTTGCGGTCCTCTACAACGACCCGGCCGTGGCCCGCCAGGTGCTGCAGATGCCGTACCAGGCCCCGGAGCTGTGGCGCAAGCGACTGGTGCTGGACGACGAGCGCCGGGTGACGCTGATGGCGATGCACCAGGACCAGGTGATCGGCAGTGCCAGCCTGGAGCAGTTTCCCCGTGTGCGCCGCAGCCACTGCGGCAGCATCGGCATGGGCGTGGCGGTGGCCTGGCAGGGGCGCGGGCTGGGCACGCGGCTGCTGGCCGAGCTGATGGAGGTGGCCGACAACTGGATGGGCCTGCGCCGCGTCGAGCTGACCGTCTACACCGACAACGCGCCGGCGATTGCGCTGTACCGCAAGTTCGGCTTCGAGGTCGAAGGCACGCTGCGCGAATTCGCCCTGCGCGATGGTGTGTACGCCGACGTGCTGAGCATGGCGCGGCTGCGCCGCGCCTGAGAGTGGACTTTGAAAGTCAGCTGTGGATGGATGGTCTTCACCACTGGCGTAGGCTGGTGGTCTGCCCGCTCTGGAGTCTTCCGCGATGAACATCGCTGCCTTGTTCAACCTGCTCGCCCTGGCCGCCATCTGGGGCGCCAGCTTCCTCTTCATGCGCCAGTTGGTGCCGGCTATCGGCGTGATGCCGACGGCGTTCTTCCGGGTCTTCCTGTCGGCCATCGGCCTGGTGGTCATCCTGTTGGCGATGCGTACCCGCTGGGACTTTCGCGGCAAGCTGTGGCGCATCCTGCTCATCGGCGTGATCAGTTCGGGCGTCCCGGTGCTGATGTACAGCCTGGCGGCGCAGACGCTGCCGGCCGGTTACTCGGCGATCTTCAACGCCACCACGCCGCTGATGGGCGTGCTGATCGGCTCGCTGTTCTTCGGCGAGGCGCTCACCGGCGCCAAGGCCGGCGGCGTGCTGCTGGGGCTGGCCGGTGTGGCGGTGCTCACCCGCGCCGGCCCCGTGCCGTTTGACGCTGGGCTGCTCTGGGGCGCTGCCGCGTGCCTGGTGGCAACCACCTGCTATGGCTTCGCCGGCTTCATCACCAAGCGCTGGATCAACGACCAGGGCGGGCTGGATTTCGCCGTCTCGGCCCTGGGCAGCCAGACCGGCGCGACCCTGTGCCTGCTGCCGTTCTTCCTCGGCACCAGCCTGGACATGCCGCTGGCGCCGCTGGCCGAGCCGAAGATCCTGCTGGCGCTGGCGGGGTTGGGCTTGCTCTGCACCTCGTTCGCCTACGTC from Pseudomonas sp. GCEP-101 includes these protein-coding regions:
- a CDS encoding S9 family peptidase — its product is MTDRQPPIARREAAADPYAWLENRDSEDVLDYLKAENAYLEDRLLPQTALRETLFQEIKGRIRETDLSLPTPWGPWLYYQRTTAGDEYPRHYRSPRPADGSLTVEASAEQLLLDPNELAGDGFLSVGAFSISPDHSKLAYSLDTSGDEIYTLYVKELADGSVTTLPFEDCDGSLTWANDNRTLFFGELDDTHRPHKLYRYCLGDSDAQLIFEEPDGRFFLNCYRASSEHQLVLLLNSKTTSEAWVLDANTPEGEFVCLASREEGHEYYPDHGRLNGDWAWLIRSNQTGINFALYHASEAQPTREHWHELVAHRDEVMLEGLTLSASALTLSLREGGLPIVEVHPHGQPAHRVDLPDAAYNLYVQDSLEFDSPVIRLRYEALNRPAQIRQLDLASGEQKVLKQTPVEGPFDADAYESRRLWADAADGVQVPISLVGRRDVLEGVARGTPAPLYLYGYGAYGESLDPWFSHARLSLLERGFVFAIAHVRGGGELGEAWYRAGKLEHKQNTFSDFIACAEHLLKHGYSTPAQLAISGGSAGGLLIGAVLNQRPQLFAAAIAEVPFVDVLNSMLNPDLPLTVTEYDEWGNPQEPEVYERIRAYAPYENVSAQDYPALLVVAGYNDSRVQYWEAAKWVAKLRVSKTDSNLLLLKTDLGAGHGGMSGRYQGLKDVALEYAFLLKVLGIDGNA
- a CDS encoding MFS transporter → MNEHDYLFAWGAYVAAGLGLTLVWFLMTGWMWRWLREPLRVIVIVLLFTPTPVDPANNLYAPAIAITALDVVFKVGNNAWRAVSDLALVLLAAFGLYLLFVAVRWPLERSLKKRRQDKAAEDEPTLRQLMQPELVEGVDAHPSERRDNRARIEPRL
- a CDS encoding HIT family protein, encoding MDCVFCAIAAGRVPARILYEDDHFIVLLDIYPLRPAHLLLVAREHATFLHQLSPDAQQGLIPLAERMQRVLRRAGYGRVGINLLVNDGPAANQHVAHFHLHLIPRELSDLPALLLRAVTRFLPLGRKRMHNRLDRELHQLREALMEEN
- a CDS encoding class II glutamine amidotransferase — encoded protein: MCELLGMSANVPTDIVFSFTGLMQRGGGTGPHRDGWGIAFYEGRGVRLFQDPSASVDSEVARLVQRYPIKSEAVIGHIRQANVGKVCLSNTHPFVREMGGRYWTFAHNGQLADFHPEPGLYRAVGDTDSEAAFCDLLNRVRRAFPEPVPVEVLLPTLVTACASYREKGVFNCLLSDGDWLFTFCSTKLAWITRRAPFGPARLRDADLTVDFQSETTPNDVVTVIATEPLTDNENWTLMQGGEWMLWWRGEIVTQGRI
- a CDS encoding DUF2937 family protein: MLRSYVRMVLFALGLMVAVQIPGFIKDYAQRVDAHRIEATQALQGFKDTSGQFFKGDLNALVAHYRGSADPVFQRDADNIERLIRRAQLFENEWQALQGNWYQRALHMVTAPNHELLQETYANYRYQVVLEPEAIGWALAGGLLLTWIAEVLMASVAALVGLGDNRRASRRHWN
- the aceK gene encoding bifunctional isocitrate dehydrogenase kinase/phosphatase, with the protein product MAQHWPATEIATLILEGFDDYRAKFHQITAGAPARFEQAQWQEAQRASAERIELYEEMVAETVGRLTRTMAGIDLVDVERWPIVKSAYITLIDPRLDDELAETWFNSIFCGLFSHDNISDGTMFVHTTRPSLRAHSRDPHTRIYRPGGQLRQALESIFDDYRFAVDYDDRERDLQRMDSLLHANLPDWVCKDPTLTIELIGSVFYRNKGAYVVGRLFTPDEQWPLVFPLVHHEGRGIQFDTVITDEAEVSIIFSFTRSYFMVDAPVPAEMVAFLKRLLPGKHIAELYTSIGFYKQGKSEFYRALINHLATTDDRFVMAPGVRGMVMSVFTLPGFNTVFKIIKDNFNPAKTVDHATVIQKYQLVKNHDRVGRLADTQQFADFRFPVRKFDPDCLAELLEVAPSTVVLEGDVVLIRHCWTERRMTPLNIYLEHATPAQVEEALKDYGLAIKQLAAANIFPGDMLLKNFGVTRHGRVVFYDYDEISYLTEVNFRHIPPARYEEDEMSSEPWYSVGPMDVFPEEFPRFLFVDLKLRRQFAKLHGNLFDADYWKSLQEQIRAGKVIDVFPYRRHESPEQALAR
- a CDS encoding GNAT family N-acetyltransferase; its protein translation is MDDIRIERCTEQHIPGLAVLYNDPAVARQVLQMPYQAPELWRKRLVLDDERRVTLMAMHQDQVIGSASLEQFPRVRRSHCGSIGMGVAVAWQGRGLGTRLLAELMEVADNWMGLRRVELTVYTDNAPAIALYRKFGFEVEGTLREFALRDGVYADVLSMARLRRA
- a CDS encoding DMT family transporter, which translates into the protein MNIAALFNLLALAAIWGASFLFMRQLVPAIGVMPTAFFRVFLSAIGLVVILLAMRTRWDFRGKLWRILLIGVISSGVPVLMYSLAAQTLPAGYSAIFNATTPLMGVLIGSLFFGEALTGAKAGGVLLGLAGVAVLTRAGPVPFDAGLLWGAAACLVATTCYGFAGFITKRWINDQGGLDFAVSALGSQTGATLCLLPFFLGTSLDMPLAPLAEPKILLALAGLGLLCTSFAYVLYFRLLASIGPLKTMTVTFLIPPFGVFWGVLLLDESLSWAHLQGGVLIALALWLVLCPAPLPKVEAAG